A genomic stretch from Edaphobacter aggregans includes:
- a CDS encoding glycoside hydrolase family 2 protein, with the protein MIVFAPLSAAAKPTAPEPVIVASGWQLQDAARVPQSGGEVAAATFNPAGWYPATVPGTILTTLVNNKVYAEPLYGDNNRPEKIPESLNRTSYWYRTVVTIPQAYAGKHIWLNFDGINYSASVWVNGAEVGTTRGAFIRGKYDISYNVKPGKKAVIAVLVSPQPHPGVPHEHTLTNGVGLNGGITAIDGPTFLSTIGWDWLPAMRDRDTGIWQKVFLSATGPVLIKNPLVTTDLPLPKTDSTDVAIQATVENITDQPQKGILKGSIDKIAFQQPVELAPHSTQLVSFDPKTTPVLHINQPKLWWPNGYGPQNLYKLHLTFEQQNKPSDTQDVSFGVRKITYSVPDSDNLTISVNGVRVFIRGGNWGLDEAMKRIPRERLEAKIRLHKLANLNLIRNWVGQSTSQDFYDLCDKYGILLWDEFFQPNPSDGPNPTDLDTYIANVRDKIVRFRNHPSIAVWCARNEGFPPKEIDDRLRALMAELEPTRMYQPSSTEGHGVHSAGPYHWRTPREFYVIHNDFFKTETGSMSVPTLESIHGMIPKSDWETITDNWAERDFAKGAQGGDIYPSIIASRYGTIANLADFVRKSQLANYEAFRAMYEGRNAQLFHPATGVITWMSNPAQPSFVWQIYHYDLEPNSSLFAVKKASELIHIQFNEATSELQVINNLPDALVGATAHTFIYNLDGTIAYQHSDKVTAQPDTATTLGPVAFPTTLSPVHFLKLELYDNDGKLLSDNFYWRAQPEHQDDLTALGKLPTVNLEAQVQRKDAAGKALLTVTLHNPSKNLALMSHLQLRRRSGDRVLPVYYSDNYISLVPNETKTITIEADQKALKGEDALIAVDGWNISVAPTSAAGVAIAPNVDAQPDHWPATGLPFQTTGLRQ; encoded by the coding sequence ATGATTGTGTTCGCACCACTCTCTGCCGCAGCAAAACCAACCGCTCCCGAACCTGTCATCGTAGCCTCTGGCTGGCAGTTACAGGACGCAGCCAGAGTGCCTCAATCAGGCGGAGAGGTCGCCGCTGCTACCTTCAACCCAGCCGGCTGGTACCCCGCCACCGTTCCCGGCACTATCCTTACAACACTCGTCAACAACAAGGTCTACGCAGAGCCTCTCTACGGAGACAACAACCGCCCGGAAAAGATTCCCGAGAGCCTGAACCGTACCTCCTACTGGTACAGAACAGTAGTCACGATTCCCCAGGCCTACGCGGGCAAACACATCTGGCTCAACTTCGACGGCATCAACTACTCTGCCTCCGTCTGGGTTAACGGTGCAGAGGTCGGCACCACGCGCGGAGCGTTCATCCGCGGCAAATACGATATCTCCTACAACGTAAAGCCCGGCAAGAAGGCCGTGATCGCCGTGCTCGTATCACCGCAACCTCACCCCGGAGTCCCGCACGAACATACCCTGACAAACGGTGTAGGCCTGAACGGCGGCATCACCGCCATCGACGGCCCAACCTTCCTCTCCACCATCGGCTGGGATTGGCTCCCCGCCATGCGCGATCGAGATACTGGTATCTGGCAAAAGGTCTTCCTCTCCGCCACCGGCCCCGTGCTGATCAAGAACCCGCTCGTCACCACCGATCTCCCCTTACCGAAGACCGACTCCACCGACGTCGCCATCCAGGCCACCGTCGAGAACATAACCGACCAGCCGCAGAAGGGCATCCTGAAGGGAAGCATCGACAAAATCGCCTTCCAACAGCCCGTCGAACTAGCCCCGCATAGCACGCAACTAGTCAGCTTCGATCCCAAAACCACGCCCGTCCTCCACATCAATCAGCCGAAGCTCTGGTGGCCCAACGGTTATGGCCCGCAAAATCTCTACAAACTTCACCTCACCTTCGAGCAACAGAACAAACCCTCCGACACGCAGGACGTAAGCTTCGGCGTCCGCAAGATCACCTACTCCGTTCCCGACTCCGACAACCTCACCATCTCCGTCAACGGTGTCCGCGTCTTCATTCGCGGCGGCAACTGGGGACTCGACGAAGCCATGAAGCGCATCCCACGCGAGCGTCTCGAAGCCAAGATCCGTCTGCACAAGCTGGCCAACCTCAATCTGATCCGCAACTGGGTCGGCCAAAGCACCAGCCAGGACTTTTACGACCTCTGCGACAAATACGGCATCCTCCTCTGGGACGAATTCTTCCAGCCCAATCCCAGTGATGGGCCCAATCCAACCGATCTCGACACCTACATCGCCAACGTCCGCGACAAGATCGTCCGCTTCCGCAACCATCCCTCCATCGCTGTCTGGTGCGCCCGCAACGAAGGCTTTCCACCCAAGGAGATCGACGACCGTCTCCGTGCCCTCATGGCCGAGCTGGAACCCACGCGCATGTATCAACCCAGCTCCACCGAGGGCCACGGCGTCCACTCCGCAGGGCCTTATCACTGGCGAACTCCCCGCGAGTTCTACGTCATCCATAACGACTTCTTCAAGACCGAAACCGGCAGCATGTCTGTTCCCACGCTTGAATCTATCCACGGCATGATCCCCAAAAGCGACTGGGAGACCATTACCGACAACTGGGCCGAACGCGACTTCGCCAAAGGCGCACAGGGCGGAGACATCTACCCCAGCATCATCGCCAGCCGCTACGGCACCATCGCCAACCTCGCCGACTTCGTTCGCAAATCGCAACTCGCCAACTACGAAGCCTTCCGCGCCATGTACGAAGGCCGCAACGCACAGCTCTTCCATCCCGCCACAGGTGTCATCACCTGGATGAGCAACCCCGCACAGCCTAGCTTCGTCTGGCAGATCTATCACTACGACCTCGAGCCCAACTCCTCGCTCTTCGCCGTCAAGAAAGCCTCTGAGCTGATACACATTCAGTTCAACGAAGCAACCAGCGAACTCCAGGTCATCAACAACCTTCCCGATGCACTCGTCGGCGCGACCGCACACACCTTCATCTACAACCTCGACGGCACCATCGCCTATCAACACTCTGACAAGGTCACCGCGCAACCCGACACCGCGACGACCCTCGGCCCAGTTGCATTCCCAACGACTCTCTCCCCCGTCCACTTCCTGAAGCTCGAACTCTACGACAACGACGGCAAACTTCTCTCCGACAACTTCTACTGGCGCGCCCAACCCGAGCATCAGGACGACCTTACAGCCCTCGGCAAGCTGCCTACCGTCAATCTCGAAGCACAGGTTCAGCGTAAGGACGCAGCCGGCAAGGCCCTCCTGACCGTGACCTTGCACAACCCATCGAAGAACCTCGCCCTCATGTCCCATCTCCAGCTACGCCGCCGCTCAGGAGACCGCGTTCTTCCCGTCTACTACAGCGACAACTACATCTCGCTTGTCCCCAACGAAACCAAAACCATAACCATCGAAGCCGACCAGAAAGCTCTCAAGGGCGAAGACGCTCTGATCGCAGTCGATGGCTGGAACATCTCAGTTGCGCCAACATCCGCCGCCGGAGTCGCGATCGCACCCAACGTCGATGCCCAGCCCGATCACTGGCCAGCCACAGGACTCCCCTTCCAGACGACAGGTCTACGCCAATAG
- a CDS encoding glycoside hydrolase family 2 protein yields MRRRDFLKTTSTLLAATTLPSIPALAAETLSQGRTVLPMNRGWRYHPSKVEGAEAITFNDASFETVVIPHTNIKLPWHSFDDKIYDFVSTYRRRFKTPAAAKGNRVFIDFEGAMTASTLWINGVSLGEYKGGFTPFTFELTEHLKPTGENVLVVQLDSTERADIPPFGNEIDYLTFGGIYREVSLRIVPQTYIDNIFARPQDVLSGKPGLDVDCFLAGKAASDLTLEVELRDGDRTVAKATQPVTFTPGTDPDAAANPTTHAPVHASTQTIHDPARQTVSLKSIDGIKLWDLENPSLYTVHVRLLQSAKPIDSDTRRIGFREATFTDHGFSLNGKIVKLRGLNRHQTFPFVGQAQPARAQRQDAKILRHNLHCNLVRTSHYPQSRHFLDCCDEIGLLVLEEIPGWQHIGDEPWKQVAIDNVGRMIRRDWNHPSIILWGVRINESRDDHSFYSRTNALAHLLDTTRQTGGIRYFQESEFLEDVFTMNDFGFPLKKPNHPLYLNTEFVGHTFPTKTIDDDERHREHTLRHARIHNQIGSDPQYSGGIGWCAFDYNTHANFGAGDRICYHGVTDIFREPKPAAGFYKSQCDPAVEIVLEPAFHWANSDEATSFTQAVVCSNCDHLKFYMRNEGDESAPWKLIAELDPDSTEFQHLAHPPFILDRRHLKTEQRHGWGDLRIDGYIKDKQVISRSLSGSGADRKFALVPDDTTLAADGADSTRVVFRVTDEFGAIRPFANDPVTFKLEGPADLIGDNPFALIGGTGAVWVRAKQQPGTVRVTATHPRLGTQTIQITLTPAPPEAI; encoded by the coding sequence ATGCGCCGACGCGACTTTCTCAAGACCACTAGCACCCTCCTCGCCGCCACGACACTACCCTCGATTCCAGCACTCGCCGCCGAGACCCTCTCACAAGGCCGCACCGTCCTGCCGATGAACCGCGGCTGGCGCTATCATCCCAGCAAAGTCGAAGGAGCTGAGGCCATCACCTTTAACGACGCCTCCTTCGAAACCGTCGTAATTCCCCACACCAACATCAAGCTGCCCTGGCACAGCTTCGACGACAAGATCTACGATTTCGTTTCCACCTATCGCCGCCGCTTCAAAACGCCCGCCGCCGCAAAAGGCAACCGCGTCTTCATCGACTTCGAAGGCGCAATGACTGCCTCAACCCTATGGATCAACGGCGTCTCTCTCGGCGAGTACAAAGGCGGCTTCACTCCCTTCACCTTCGAGCTCACCGAGCATCTCAAGCCCACCGGAGAAAACGTTCTCGTGGTTCAACTCGACTCCACTGAGCGCGCTGACATCCCACCCTTTGGCAATGAGATCGACTACCTCACCTTCGGCGGCATCTACCGCGAGGTCTCCCTCCGCATCGTCCCGCAAACCTACATCGACAATATCTTTGCCCGCCCGCAAGACGTCCTCAGCGGCAAACCCGGGCTCGACGTCGACTGCTTCCTAGCAGGCAAAGCCGCGTCCGATCTCACCCTCGAAGTCGAACTCCGTGACGGCGACCGAACCGTAGCAAAGGCAACGCAGCCCGTTACCTTCACGCCCGGCACCGACCCAGACGCCGCTGCCAACCCCACCACCCACGCCCCAGTCCACGCCAGCACCCAGACCATCCACGATCCCGCACGCCAAACCGTCTCACTCAAATCGATCGACGGTATCAAGCTCTGGGACCTCGAAAATCCGAGCCTCTACACCGTCCACGTCCGCCTGCTGCAATCTGCCAAACCCATCGACAGCGACACACGCCGCATCGGCTTCCGCGAGGCCACTTTCACCGATCACGGCTTCTCGCTCAACGGCAAAATCGTCAAATTGCGAGGCCTCAACCGCCATCAGACCTTCCCCTTCGTCGGCCAGGCCCAGCCCGCGCGAGCCCAGCGCCAGGACGCCAAAATCCTTCGCCACAACCTGCACTGCAACCTCGTCCGCACCTCGCACTACCCACAGTCGCGCCACTTCCTCGACTGCTGCGATGAGATCGGACTTCTCGTGCTCGAAGAGATTCCCGGCTGGCAGCACATCGGCGACGAGCCCTGGAAGCAGGTCGCCATCGACAACGTCGGCCGCATGATCCGCCGCGACTGGAACCACCCCTCCATCATTCTCTGGGGTGTTCGTATCAACGAGTCGCGTGACGACCACAGCTTCTACAGCCGCACCAACGCCCTCGCACACCTGCTCGATACGACACGCCAGACAGGCGGCATTCGCTACTTCCAGGAGTCTGAGTTCCTCGAAGACGTCTTCACGATGAACGACTTCGGCTTCCCCCTCAAAAAGCCGAACCACCCGCTCTACCTCAACACCGAGTTCGTCGGCCACACCTTCCCCACCAAAACCATCGACGACGACGAGCGCCACCGCGAGCACACCCTCCGCCACGCCCGCATTCACAACCAGATCGGCTCCGACCCGCAGTACTCCGGCGGCATCGGCTGGTGCGCCTTCGACTACAACACCCACGCCAACTTCGGCGCCGGCGACCGCATCTGCTACCACGGCGTCACCGATATCTTCCGCGAGCCCAAGCCCGCCGCCGGCTTCTACAAATCCCAGTGCGACCCCGCCGTGGAGATCGTCCTCGAACCCGCCTTCCACTGGGCCAACAGCGACGAGGCAACAAGCTTCACCCAGGCCGTCGTCTGCTCCAACTGCGACCACCTCAAGTTCTACATGCGCAACGAAGGCGACGAATCGGCCCCATGGAAGCTCATCGCCGAGCTCGATCCCGACAGCACTGAGTTCCAACACCTTGCTCACCCGCCCTTCATCCTCGACCGTCGTCATCTGAAGACCGAGCAGCGTCACGGCTGGGGAGACCTCCGCATCGACGGCTACATCAAGGACAAGCAAGTCATCTCCAGAAGCCTCTCCGGCAGCGGAGCCGACCGCAAATTCGCCCTCGTCCCCGACGACACCACGCTCGCCGCCGACGGAGCCGACAGCACCCGCGTAGTCTTCCGCGTCACTGATGAATTCGGAGCCATTCGCCCCTTCGCCAATGACCCCGTCACCTTCAAGCTCGAAGGCCCCGCCGACCTTATCGGCGACAACCCCTTCGCCCTCATCGGAGGAACCGGAGCCGTCTGGGTCCGCGCAAAGCAACAACCCGGTACCGTACGCGTAACCGCAACTCACCCCCGCCTCGGCACCCAAACCATCCAGATCACCCTCACCCCTGCTCCACCCGAAGCCATCTAG